Proteins encoded in a region of the Actinomycetota bacterium genome:
- the dnaX gene encoding DNA polymerase III subunit gamma/tau, producing MSYQALYNKYRPQTFEEVVGQKHIIKTLKNAISQDRVSHAYLFCGPHGIGKTTIARVLAKALDCKKGMTINPCNKCNICSSISNGNCIDVLEIDAASNRGIDEIRDLREKVNYLPIQARKKIYIIDEVHMLTTEAFNALLKTLEEPPAHVIFMMATTEPNKILPTILSRCQRFDLHLISPEDIVKRLEYIAKKEKIKVLSSALSLIAGHSKGSQRDAIGILDQLHSFTDMKITEEDVASLLGVLDYKNLFKIIGLIVKRDTGGLIYLIDELSQLGIDLRQLVGDIVEYLRGILITKNVKKTTMDLVYIPKDLKAAFTRQSKQLELEEIQRLLDLFGQTYKDMRWAPDNKLLLEISLIKATRLSLDDTLSGLLSRVKELEDHLELKVKEEVIVTDSHLEKEKKEKLVKEDDLKKEFLETGEKFEEEVQEIFEEEEKEALEPERVEEIEYKSEKLEIKEEVKVKKKVKEKAADFNFESIQKLWPLVLDELKEKSKPTHAFLLYAMPVKVTDNLIEIQFEPEAKFQMEILEREDHFKKIQDTLSKILGRKVNIHLTVREKEKEEFTPKIKAVKKEKISENEVVELLKAEFDAESMD from the coding sequence GTGAGTTATCAGGCATTATATAATAAATATCGTCCTCAGACCTTTGAAGAAGTTGTTGGTCAAAAACATATAATAAAAACATTAAAAAACGCTATTAGCCAGGATAGGGTTTCTCATGCTTACCTTTTTTGTGGACCTCATGGGATTGGAAAAACTACAATTGCAAGAGTATTAGCCAAAGCTTTAGATTGTAAAAAAGGCATGACCATCAATCCATGTAATAAATGCAATATTTGCAGTAGTATTTCAAATGGAAATTGTATTGATGTGCTTGAGATAGATGCTGCATCAAATAGAGGAATTGACGAGATAAGGGATTTGAGAGAGAAAGTTAATTATCTTCCAATTCAAGCAAGAAAAAAGATTTATATTATAGATGAAGTTCACATGCTTACAACAGAAGCTTTTAATGCACTTTTAAAGACATTAGAAGAACCACCAGCTCATGTGATTTTTATGATGGCAACGACTGAACCTAATAAAATTCTTCCTACTATATTATCCAGGTGTCAGAGATTTGATCTACATTTAATTTCTCCTGAAGATATAGTAAAACGCTTAGAATACATTGCCAAGAAGGAGAAAATAAAGGTTTTATCATCAGCCCTTTCATTAATTGCAGGACATTCAAAGGGGAGCCAGAGAGATGCTATTGGAATACTGGATCAACTCCATTCATTTACTGATATGAAGATAACAGAAGAGGATGTGGCATCCTTACTTGGAGTTTTAGATTATAAAAATCTTTTTAAAATTATTGGTCTTATTGTAAAAAGGGACACCGGAGGGTTAATTTATCTGATAGATGAATTATCTCAGTTAGGAATAGATTTAAGGCAATTAGTAGGAGACATAGTTGAGTATCTCAGGGGAATATTAATAACTAAAAATGTTAAAAAAACAACAATGGATTTAGTTTATATTCCAAAAGATTTAAAAGCTGCTTTTACCAGACAATCAAAGCAACTTGAATTAGAAGAAATACAGAGACTTTTAGATCTATTCGGTCAAACATATAAGGATATGAGATGGGCACCTGATAATAAATTATTGCTTGAGATAAGTTTAATAAAAGCAACAAGACTTTCATTAGATGATACTTTATCTGGGCTTTTATCCAGGGTAAAGGAGTTAGAAGATCATTTGGAATTAAAAGTAAAGGAAGAAGTTATAGTTACTGATTCGCATTTAGAAAAGGAAAAAAAGGAGAAATTGGTTAAAGAAGATGATTTGAAAAAAGAGTTTTTAGAAACTGGAGAAAAATTTGAGGAAGAAGTACAGGAAATTTTTGAAGAGGAGGAGAAGGAGGCATTAGAACCAGAAAGAGTAGAGGAGATTGAATATAAATCAGAAAAATTAGAAATAAAAGAAGAAGTTAAGGTAAAGAAAAAAGTAAAAGAGAAAGCAGCTGATTTTAATTTTGAATCTATACAAAAATTGTGGCCTTTAGTTCTTGATGAATTAAAAGAAAAAAGTAAACCTACACATGCATTTTTGCTTTATGCAATGCCAGTTAAAGTAACAGATAATTTAATAGAAATTCAGTTTGAACCAGAAGCAAAGTTCCAAATGGAGATATTAGAAAGGGAGGATCATTTTAAAAAGATTCAAGACAC